The Thermoplasmata archaeon genome has a segment encoding these proteins:
- a CDS encoding tetratricopeptide repeat protein: MAEWFIDREVEIAELSDALKIVDERGAMYFITGPTGMGKTALCTHLSRIAEEKGFMVLIGRCIYENTVPYFPIYEMFSRIANTEKKEIYIPLGLSLPESEEKTPRSGWKNPNQEKLMVLENLIRKFNTIAKEKPVLLILEDIQWADSGTLALIHYLSRTIQNMRMVALVTYNSEGLATRKNEIFAETVKNINIERGCKTLELKAFNTDQTVHLLTKILGTWKMPEELISKIYTLSEGNPFFVEELGRTILEEKIFDRASRKLNASMSEIDLPQSIRSVVQHRIARLSEIERKVLLIAAVIGRRFEYPVLRGLADMKEDELLNVIDRLRELGIIQEIQEGEECYEFSSNLVWEAVYKSITGQRKKLLHRNAAIEIEKHHQNESRYWGEIGRHYLLGGNFENGVKYLILAAKHAAASYGIEECFRNICEAEKGLKQIQEVEVRGQYANEVYRLLGDCYIVKGDYSRAIESYNAALQHCMDTLQRVKVLIKLTEPYLRKGDLTNALGVLEKALAEVKKEDYLTTTEIFRNMGWVHEKMGNYRRAVEYYEKSVELCKKHGDEIELGECCHRLGTGLFYLGDFKRAKECLEKGLEIRVKYGMKKEIAISYNNLGIVLNNMGEHELALDYFMRAKKIWEDMGDLLGVAAVTNNIALIYGLKGERLEEIEFYKKVVEIVRRIGEKETEMIVLTNIGLAYEDIGDYKTAIECYLASIELSREMGEKRMQSNTMGSMATAYAYLGRIEEAIEYAHYAIGLAEETGSMEFIGSANASMGEVLRVAKRFEMAEEYFMKAYEIYKKIGLDDGVNTIKFYLAKLYIETGRLEEAKKNLAEVMAFYTRTGNKSMLRKIQNELEKVHSNIETT; encoded by the coding sequence ATGGCAGAGTGGTTTATTGACAGAGAGGTAGAAATCGCAGAACTTTCTGATGCACTGAAGATTGTGGATGAACGCGGCGCCATGTACTTTATCACAGGGCCAACAGGAATGGGCAAGACCGCTCTCTGCACCCATCTGAGCAGGATTGCAGAAGAAAAAGGTTTTATGGTTTTGATTGGGAGATGTATCTATGAAAACACAGTACCATATTTCCCAATTTATGAGATGTTTAGTCGTATTGCAAACACCGAGAAGAAGGAAATATACATTCCACTTGGTTTAAGCCTGCCCGAGAGTGAGGAAAAAACTCCAAGGAGTGGTTGGAAAAACCCTAACCAGGAAAAATTGATGGTGCTTGAGAATCTTATCCGAAAGTTCAATACAATTGCGAAAGAGAAGCCGGTGCTTCTGATACTTGAAGACATTCAATGGGCAGATTCAGGCACTCTAGCCCTTATACATTATCTTTCAAGAACGATTCAAAATATGCGAATGGTTGCCCTTGTAACCTACAATTCCGAAGGTCTAGCTACCAGAAAAAATGAAATTTTTGCAGAGACAGTTAAAAATATCAACATAGAGAGAGGTTGTAAAACCCTTGAGCTTAAGGCATTCAATACAGACCAAACGGTGCACCTCCTCACAAAGATTCTCGGCACATGGAAGATGCCAGAAGAGCTTATTTCAAAAATATACACCCTTTCCGAAGGTAATCCCTTCTTTGTGGAGGAATTGGGTAGAACAATACTGGAAGAAAAAATTTTTGACAGGGCAAGTCGCAAATTAAACGCCAGCATGAGTGAGATAGACCTGCCCCAGAGCATCAGGAGTGTTGTCCAGCATAGAATCGCCAGATTGAGCGAGATTGAAAGAAAGGTATTGCTGATAGCAGCAGTTATTGGAAGAAGATTTGAGTACCCAGTACTTAGAGGTCTCGCAGACATGAAGGAAGATGAGTTGCTGAATGTCATTGATAGGTTGAGGGAGTTAGGAATAATTCAAGAGATTCAAGAGGGTGAGGAATGCTATGAATTCAGCTCAAACTTGGTCTGGGAGGCCGTCTATAAATCCATTACTGGCCAACGAAAAAAATTGCTTCACAGAAACGCAGCAATAGAAATTGAGAAGCATCACCAGAACGAAAGCAGATATTGGGGGGAGATAGGGAGGCATTACCTCCTTGGTGGAAACTTTGAAAATGGTGTAAAGTACCTGATTCTTGCAGCAAAACATGCAGCTGCCAGTTATGGAATTGAAGAGTGTTTCCGCAACATCTGTGAGGCAGAGAAGGGCTTGAAACAAATTCAGGAGGTAGAGGTAAGAGGGCAGTATGCAAATGAGGTCTACAGATTGCTTGGAGATTGTTATATCGTAAAAGGAGATTACTCTCGGGCAATAGAAAGTTATAATGCTGCACTGCAGCACTGTATGGACACACTGCAAAGGGTAAAAGTGTTAATAAAATTGACAGAACCATACCTTAGAAAAGGAGACCTCACCAATGCTCTTGGTGTGCTGGAGAAGGCATTAGCAGAAGTGAAAAAAGAGGATTATCTCACCACCACAGAGATTTTCAGAAACATGGGCTGGGTGCATGAAAAGATGGGAAATTACAGGCGGGCTGTGGAATATTATGAAAAAAGTGTGGAACTCTGCAAAAAACATGGGGATGAAATTGAACTGGGTGAGTGCTGTCATCGGCTGGGAACTGGCTTGTTTTACCTCGGAGATTTTAAAAGAGCGAAGGAATGTTTAGAGAAAGGACTGGAAATAAGAGTAAAGTATGGAATGAAAAAGGAGATTGCGATTTCTTACAATAACCTTGGAATTGTGCTGAACAACATGGGAGAACATGAATTAGCCCTTGATTATTTTATGAGGGCAAAGAAAATCTGGGAGGACATGGGCGACTTGCTGGGTGTGGCTGCAGTCACAAACAACATTGCATTGATTTACGGTTTGAAGGGAGAACGGCTTGAGGAGATTGAGTTTTACAAAAAAGTAGTTGAAATTGTAAGGCGAATCGGTGAGAAGGAGACAGAAATGATTGTGCTGACAAATATTGGACTTGCATATGAGGACATTGGAGATTACAAAACAGCAATAGAGTGTTATCTTGCATCTATAGAACTTTCAAGGGAAATGGGTGAGAAGCGAATGCAGTCAAATACAATGGGAAGCATGGCAACTGCTTATGCATACCTCGGACGGATTGAGGAGGCAATAGAGTATGCCCATTACGCAATTGGACTGGCTGAGGAAACTGGGAGCATGGAATTTATTGGAAGTGCAAATGCAAGCATGGGCGAAGTCCTGCGAGTTGCGAAAAGATTTGAGATGGCAGAGGAGTATTTTATGAAAGCGTATGAAATTTACAAAAAAATTGGCCTGGATGATGGTGTCAACACAATAAAATTTTATCTGGCAAAATTGTACATTGAGACTGGAAGATTAGAGGAAGCAAAGAAAAATTTGGCTGAGGTGATGGCGTTTTACACCAGAACTGGAAACAAATCTATGTTGAGGAAGATTCAGAACGAGCTTGAAAAAGTGCACTCAAACATCGAAACAACCTGA
- the glgA gene encoding glycogen synthase, producing the protein MSFSDKIKIGYAFACCMKVTMMALEYPPNIYGGVGIHLKYLTRALLKFMDVEVRTIGNEKPKNMDRVAVKYFVPWKEMSEIKERHGKVLETLSLCLSFVAEPIDGDIVHTHTWYTNLAGFYAKKLYGKKVLATVHSLEPLRPWKAEQLGSGYNLSVWMEKTGLEECDRIIAVSGEMKKDIQKVYGIPENRIVVIHNGIDIEKYRKRENEALLSNLGVKKPYILFVGRLTRQKGIFELVEAMKKVKDTLVLVTGKPDTAEIEAELAAKLKGMENIIWLNRMLSEEEIIALYSSAQLFVCPSIYEPFGIINLEAMACGAPVVASAVGGIKEVIQEGKNGVLVEPGNVESLVEGIEKVLRDDEFRARLVAEGRKRAEEFAWERIAEKTFSLYREVVGE; encoded by the coding sequence ATGTCTTTCTCCGATAAAATTAAGATTGGCTATGCCTTTGCCTGTTGCATGAAAGTGACAATGATGGCATTGGAGTATCCTCCAAACATTTATGGGGGCGTTGGCATCCATCTGAAGTATCTAACAAGAGCCCTGCTGAAATTCATGGATGTGGAGGTGCGAACGATTGGAAATGAAAAGCCAAAGAATATGGATAGAGTTGCTGTGAAATATTTTGTTCCTTGGAAGGAGATGAGCGAAATAAAGGAGAGACATGGAAAAGTGCTGGAAACCCTCTCACTTTGCCTTTCCTTTGTGGCTGAGCCCATCGATGGAGATATTGTTCATACACACACCTGGTACACGAATCTTGCTGGCTTTTACGCAAAAAAGCTTTATGGAAAAAAAGTTTTAGCGACTGTGCATTCACTTGAACCATTGCGACCATGGAAGGCAGAGCAGCTCGGCAGTGGTTACAATTTGAGTGTATGGATGGAGAAGACAGGGCTGGAGGAGTGCGACAGAATAATTGCTGTTTCTGGAGAAATGAAAAAAGACATCCAGAAGGTCTATGGGATTCCTGAAAACAGAATAGTTGTGATTCACAACGGAATTGACATTGAAAAATACAGGAAAAGAGAGAATGAGGCGCTGCTTTCAAATTTAGGTGTAAAGAAACCCTACATTCTTTTTGTGGGGCGGCTTACAAGACAGAAAGGGATTTTCGAGCTTGTGGAAGCAATGAAGAAAGTCAAAGATACACTGGTGCTGGTTACAGGAAAGCCAGATACTGCTGAAATAGAGGCGGAACTTGCTGCAAAACTCAAGGGAATGGAGAACATTATTTGGCTTAACCGAATGCTTTCTGAAGAAGAAATAATTGCTCTTTATTCCAGTGCCCAACTTTTCGTCTGTCCTTCAATTTACGAGCCATTTGGCATCATCAATCTTGAGGCAATGGCCTGCGGTGCCCCAGTTGTGGCCTCAGCAGTAGGTGGAATAAAAGAGGTTATTCAGGAGGGAAAGAACGGTGTGCTTGTCGAGCCAGGAAATGTAGAATCACTGGTAGAGGGAATTGAGAAGGTTTTGAGAGATGATGAATTCAGGGCAAGATTGGTTGCCGAGGGAAGAAAACGGGCAGAGGAATTTGCCTGGGAGCGTATTGCAGAGAAAACTTTTTCGCTATACAGGGAGGTTGTAGGAGAATGA
- a CDS encoding phosphotransferase has product MISNKELEIFINGELRKQRWFGQKLEKISVGIEDRIPAYTTENLGVEFFILKTKPGNKRYFVPIAFAKSAFQIFEAGASVHTLKKGNGNIHVFEAEYLDVFPSIIYRMFEDGERFAGKKSEISFVLRQNIRGLKVRKGEVIGGDTTNFNLKLLTSERTMVLKTYRTFDADNPEVEMLLQLSNFKNVPHVLGYAEVSIGGKVANGFLLMEFLECAGDGIKAFMKDLNFLLNSDRPEGKNAVMQHSEGLAAKLGKTTAEMHVHLIGEDEKFQPEIITEEDIERWKSRILSNLNYCLEKIQKLPAAHSHSTAIQKMAEEIEKEMVAKHLEEAGEFAGLQKIRTHQDYHLGQVLYGKEENFYVLDFEGEPGRKGAERREKLPPLRDVATMLRSFAYLKHLAFRNYLEERLSITGEREKLCWAPLVLTGIDVDLWIDEKVAEMLNLYEEKTGNAFVKNYIQKMRELNSSLVPEIELSKKMLKFWKIEKAIYELKYELEYRVEYAGIPIAGILEELRD; this is encoded by the coding sequence ATGATTTCAAATAAGGAACTTGAAATTTTTATAAATGGGGAGTTACGAAAGCAAAGATGGTTTGGACAGAAACTTGAAAAAATTAGTGTGGGGATTGAGGACAGAATCCCTGCCTATACCACAGAAAATCTAGGAGTTGAATTTTTTATTTTAAAAACGAAGCCGGGCAATAAAAGATATTTTGTGCCAATTGCATTTGCAAAAAGTGCCTTCCAGATTTTTGAGGCAGGGGCATCTGTGCATACATTGAAAAAAGGCAATGGAAACATTCATGTGTTTGAGGCAGAATATCTGGATGTTTTTCCCTCAATCATTTACAGAATGTTTGAAGATGGAGAAAGATTTGCGGGTAAAAAATCGGAAATCAGTTTTGTGCTGAGACAGAACATAAGGGGATTGAAGGTGCGAAAAGGAGAGGTGATTGGCGGAGATACTACAAACTTCAACTTGAAGCTTCTAACATCAGAAAGAACCATGGTGCTTAAAACCTATAGGACCTTTGATGCTGATAACCCTGAGGTAGAAATGCTGCTCCAGCTTTCTAACTTTAAAAATGTGCCCCATGTTCTTGGTTATGCCGAGGTTTCAATCGGTGGTAAAGTTGCAAATGGCTTCCTGCTGATGGAATTTTTAGAATGTGCAGGCGATGGAATAAAAGCATTCATGAAGGATTTGAATTTCCTCCTTAATAGCGATAGGCCAGAAGGGAAAAACGCAGTGATGCAACATTCTGAGGGGCTTGCAGCTAAACTTGGAAAAACCACTGCGGAGATGCATGTTCATTTAATTGGAGAGGATGAGAAGTTTCAGCCAGAAATCATAACGGAAGAGGACATTGAGCGATGGAAAAGCAGAATTCTCTCAAATCTGAACTACTGCCTTGAAAAAATTCAGAAGTTACCTGCAGCTCACAGCCATAGCACTGCAATCCAGAAAATGGCAGAAGAAATTGAGAAGGAGATGGTTGCAAAGCACCTTGAAGAGGCAGGCGAATTTGCGGGCTTGCAAAAGATAAGAACCCATCAGGACTACCATCTGGGGCAGGTGCTATATGGAAAGGAGGAAAACTTTTATGTCCTGGATTTTGAGGGGGAGCCGGGAAGAAAGGGTGCTGAGCGGAGAGAGAAACTGCCACCGTTGCGGGATGTGGCGACAATGCTCCGTTCCTTTGCCTATCTCAAACACCTTGCTTTCAGAAACTATCTTGAAGAACGGCTTTCCATAACTGGCGAAAGAGAAAAACTCTGCTGGGCACCCCTTGTTCTTACGGGGATAGATGTTGATTTGTGGATAGATGAAAAAGTGGCAGAAATGCTGAATTTGTATGAAGAAAAAACTGGAAATGCCTTTGTAAAAAACTACATACAGAAAATGCGAGAACTTAATTCCTCACTTGTGCCTGAGATTGAACTAAGCAAAAAAATGCTGAAATTCTGGAAAATCGAAAAAGCGATTTATGAGCTAAAATATGAACTTGAATACAGAGTGGAGTATGCAGGAATACCAATTGCAGGGATTCTGGAAGAGCTAAGAGATTAA
- a CDS encoding 4Fe-4S dicluster domain-containing protein — MPGMISLILRNLLSKPVTRKYPFEKRAPFPTARGHIVFARMKDCVFCGLCMRNCPANAIKVDKASKTNTLEPFRCIQCAMCVEVCPKKVIDILPDYTKPEYEKTEIKFVQ; from the coding sequence ATGCCAGGCATGATTTCACTCATTTTGAGAAACCTGCTTTCAAAGCCAGTAACCAGGAAATACCCGTTTGAGAAAAGGGCACCATTTCCCACAGCAAGGGGCCATATTGTGTTTGCAAGGATGAAGGACTGCGTTTTTTGTGGTCTGTGCATGCGAAACTGCCCGGCAAATGCAATCAAGGTGGATAAGGCAAGCAAGACAAACACGCTTGAACCCTTCAGGTGTATCCAGTGTGCAATGTGCGTGGAAGTTTGCCCAAAGAAAGTGATTGACATTCTTCCAGATTACACAAAGCCAGAATACGAAAAGACAGAGATAAAGTTTGTGCAGTAA
- a CDS encoding nickel-dependent hydrogenase large subunit, with product MAKTVLTFGPQHVVFPEPIQFKLKVEDEFVVGAEPVIGYVHRGIEKAFELNELKKNIFLAERICGICQSPHSTAYVLGVERLMGIEAPARARYIRVIINEMNRLHSHMLWFGLLGDAIGFESYFMQVWNYREKLMDVLEKITGNRVTYSMNAIGGVRRDISEEQAKEVNKVMDFLEEALKSVADVLKDYTLVKRTKGVGVLTEKEAKRDGAVGPTARASNVPYDMRMLGYDAYGDLDFKPVVVDTCDSYGRAVVRWKEMFQSIELIRESLSKMPPGDIITKSTALPKGECVIRVEPPRGELFYYLKGNGTKNLERVKVRTPTFANIWPTITMLSKGCEFANVPVVVLSIDPCISCTER from the coding sequence ATGGCAAAGACAGTGCTCACATTCGGGCCTCAACATGTGGTTTTTCCAGAACCAATCCAGTTCAAACTCAAAGTTGAGGATGAATTTGTAGTGGGTGCAGAACCTGTGATTGGGTATGTTCACAGAGGTATTGAGAAGGCATTTGAGCTGAACGAACTTAAGAAAAACATTTTTTTGGCTGAAAGAATTTGTGGTATTTGCCAGTCCCCGCACAGCACTGCGTATGTACTAGGCGTGGAGCGATTGATGGGAATTGAGGCACCAGCGAGGGCAAGATACATCAGAGTGATTATCAATGAAATGAACAGGTTGCATTCCCATATGCTCTGGTTTGGATTGCTTGGAGATGCGATTGGATTTGAGAGTTACTTCATGCAGGTCTGGAACTACAGGGAAAAGCTGATGGATGTGCTGGAGAAAATAACAGGGAATCGGGTGACTTATTCTATGAATGCGATTGGGGGCGTGCGAAGAGACATTAGTGAAGAGCAGGCAAAAGAGGTAAACAAAGTAATGGACTTTCTGGAGGAAGCACTGAAGAGTGTGGCGGATGTGCTCAAGGACTACACACTCGTGAAACGCACTAAAGGTGTAGGTGTGCTTACAGAAAAGGAGGCAAAACGGGATGGGGCTGTGGGACCCACCGCAAGAGCATCTAATGTGCCATATGACATGAGGATGCTTGGCTACGATGCCTATGGCGATCTTGATTTTAAGCCAGTTGTTGTAGACACCTGTGACAGCTATGGCAGGGCAGTTGTGAGATGGAAGGAAATGTTCCAGTCAATTGAGTTAATAAGAGAATCGCTATCTAAGATGCCGCCAGGGGATATAATTACCAAGTCCACAGCGTTGCCAAAGGGGGAATGCGTTATTCGTGTTGAGCCGCCCAGAGGCGAGCTTTTCTACTATCTCAAGGGCAACGGAACAAAGAATCTGGAGCGGGTGAAGGTGCGAACGCCCACATTTGCAAATATCTGGCCCACAATCACAATGCTCAGCAAGGGCTGTGAGTTTGCAAATGTGCCGGTGGTTGTGCTTTCAATTGACCCGTGCATTTCCTGCACAGAGAGGTGA
- a CDS encoding NADH-quinone oxidoreductase subunit C encodes MENDTVVTKENLLDEVKKLAENDARFVIATCVDLGEKLEIIYHFDTLGEKPNLVNLRLQFSPDEEIPSISSIYPCATLIECEIVDMFEAKIKGIPHGMLLAPDSPKAPLRKKKEEKKGVK; translated from the coding sequence ATGGAAAATGATACTGTTGTTACAAAGGAAAATTTGCTGGATGAGGTAAAGAAACTTGCAGAAAATGATGCCAGATTTGTAATTGCTACCTGTGTGGACTTGGGGGAAAAACTGGAAATAATTTATCATTTTGACACACTCGGGGAAAAGCCAAATCTGGTAAATCTGAGGCTGCAGTTCTCTCCAGATGAGGAGATTCCTTCTATAAGCAGTATTTATCCCTGCGCTACCCTTATAGAATGCGAAATTGTTGATATGTTTGAGGCAAAAATTAAGGGGATTCCACATGGAATGCTGCTGGCACCTGATTCTCCGAAGGCGCCATTGCGAAAGAAGAAAGAGGAAAAGAAGGGGGTGAAATAG
- a CDS encoding NADH-quinone oxidoreductase subunit B family protein — MPDEDGALTKLSRLKSPWILHYDCSSCNGCDIEILACLTPYYDIERFGILNKGNPKHADVLMVTGSVNHRNKVVLKNLYDQIPPPKVVIVVGACGSTGGVFHNCYNVLGGVDKVIPVDVYVPGCPPKPEAIIDGVVKALEKLKAIQEGKWVEKKKGKEEKKKEKEEKKEEE; from the coding sequence ATGCCTGATGAGGATGGAGCCCTCACAAAGCTTTCAAGGTTGAAATCGCCATGGATTCTGCACTATGACTGTTCAAGTTGCAATGGCTGTGATATTGAAATTCTGGCATGCTTGACTCCCTATTACGATATTGAGCGTTTTGGGATTTTGAACAAGGGAAATCCAAAGCATGCAGATGTTCTGATGGTAACTGGCAGCGTGAACCACAGAAACAAGGTGGTTTTGAAGAATCTCTATGACCAGATTCCACCACCCAAGGTTGTGATTGTTGTAGGTGCATGCGGTTCAACAGGTGGCGTCTTCCACAACTGCTACAATGTGCTGGGCGGTGTTGATAAGGTGATACCAGTGGATGTCTATGTGCCGGGGTGTCCCCCTAAACCAGAAGCAATAATTGATGGTGTGGTGAAGGCACTTGAGAAACTGAAGGCAATTCAGGAGGGTAAGTGGGTTGAGAAGAAGAAAGGCAAAGAAGAAAAGAAGAAAGAAAAAGAGGAAAAGAAGGAGGAGGAATAA
- a CDS encoding NADH-quinone oxidoreductase subunit H produces MVEVMVDYTTILGIVFFLLAPFIGMLVIGLDRKITARMQNRIGPPVLQPLYDVVKLFGKEDRIVNKAQVIFAIAFFGMVMLATVFFCLRSDLLVVFFLLNAGAVFMVLGAYSTRSAFSAIGANRELVQMLAYEPIFLLVIFGIGYTVKSFEITAIYEPLILKLPLALVAMVIVLMIKMQKSPFDISTAHTEIISGTMVEYSGTYLGILKLTHWYELFVILGVLGLFVIVPGNFLLSIVAMVLLIAVVYLVVMIIDNITTRLTWDSLPKVALPIGIGLIIINMIYVAVTAGGA; encoded by the coding sequence ATGGTGGAAGTAATGGTTGACTACACAACAATTCTTGGAATCGTGTTTTTCCTGCTGGCACCTTTCATTGGGATGCTCGTGATTGGGCTTGACAGAAAGATTACTGCAAGAATGCAGAATAGAATAGGTCCTCCTGTGCTCCAGCCCCTCTACGATGTTGTGAAACTCTTCGGGAAGGAGGATAGAATAGTGAACAAAGCCCAGGTAATTTTTGCGATTGCATTCTTTGGAATGGTCATGCTAGCTACAGTCTTCTTCTGCCTTCGAAGCGATTTGCTCGTGGTCTTCTTCCTACTGAATGCGGGTGCAGTTTTCATGGTACTTGGTGCTTATAGCACACGCTCCGCCTTCAGTGCGATTGGTGCAAACCGAGAGTTAGTCCAGATGCTCGCATATGAGCCAATTTTCCTGCTCGTGATATTCGGGATTGGCTACACGGTGAAGAGCTTTGAGATTACAGCAATTTACGAGCCTCTTATTCTCAAGCTTCCACTTGCACTGGTGGCAATGGTGATTGTGTTGATGATAAAGATGCAGAAATCGCCTTTTGACATTTCTACAGCGCACACAGAAATAATTTCAGGCACAATGGTAGAATATTCTGGCACCTACCTTGGAATTCTAAAGCTCACGCACTGGTATGAACTCTTTGTAATTCTTGGTGTGCTTGGGCTTTTCGTGATTGTGCCTGGCAATTTCCTGCTTTCAATTGTGGCTATGGTTTTGCTAATTGCAGTTGTTTACCTGGTAGTGATGATAATTGACAACATCACCACGAGATTGACATGGGATTCGTTACCAAAGGTGGCATTGCCGATTGGAATAGGTTTAATAATAATCAACATGATATATGTAGCAGTGACAGCAGGAGGTGCATAA